A genomic region of Thermodesulfovibrio aggregans contains the following coding sequences:
- a CDS encoding DUF1640 domain-containing protein gives MTAKTLLEFIDLRVEKEFERKKDILATKEDIAELKSATRQDIEGLRSDTKQEITNLRAEMKQEIADLRADTSQEIANLRADLEVKIEKVRADLIRWMFIFWAGQIGALIAILSLFFK, from the coding sequence ATGACTGCAAAAACTCTTCTTGAATTTATTGATTTAAGAGTAGAGAAAGAGTTCGAAAGAAAAAAGGACATTCTTGCTACTAAAGAAGACATTGCTGAGCTGAAAAGTGCCACGAGGCAGGATATAGAGGGACTTCGTTCTGATACGAAGCAGGAGATAACCAATCTTCGAGCGGAAATGAAGCAGGAGATAGCCGATCTACGAGCGGATACGAGTCAGGAAATAGCCAATCTACGAGCGGATTTAGAAGTAAAGATAGAAAAAGTTCGCGCAGATCTTATCAGATGGATGTTCATATTTTGGGCAGGTCAGATTGGTGCTCTTATAGCAATTCTCTCACTTTTCTTTAAATAA